In the Pseudomonadota bacterium genome, one interval contains:
- a CDS encoding flagellin translates to MTRISETQAQRQLVSRTIENKKRVNTFANQVASGVKAALPSDSVDAGTIARYKHTLDKIDSYTTTIQRTKSFLTFQDDVLSQASDLLVRAKEIAQQGANGSVNNTARAHLAEEVYQIRDHMASLANSTYQSRFVYGGADDDDPPYDVAAYTEPSSGPAQTRYVFDAELGTATINTLNVTDDLSIAMNTPANKVFGGAIEALERLGRSLAGYSTTPSSGTPDGGGVAYTFPTDYQTQTAAILSSINQLNVSRDNDILPERVSVGGRLRRLETGESLLSLTKNSALEVLSRIQDADETESAANLAQAQTALQASYAVTAKVLRLTILDYI, encoded by the coding sequence ATGACACGAATCTCAGAAACACAGGCGCAGCGCCAACTAGTTTCACGCACAATTGAGAATAAAAAACGGGTGAACACCTTCGCCAATCAAGTAGCAAGCGGAGTTAAGGCTGCGTTACCTAGTGATTCAGTGGATGCTGGTACCATCGCCCGCTATAAGCATACCCTTGATAAGATCGATTCTTACACGACCACGATTCAACGCACCAAGAGTTTTCTTACCTTTCAGGACGATGTATTAAGTCAGGCTAGCGATCTGCTTGTGCGTGCCAAGGAGATCGCCCAGCAGGGAGCGAATGGATCGGTCAATAATACGGCCCGAGCACATCTGGCGGAAGAGGTCTATCAGATCCGTGATCATATGGCGAGTTTGGCCAATTCTACCTATCAGAGTCGTTTTGTTTATGGAGGAGCGGATGACGACGATCCGCCCTATGATGTGGCCGCATATACCGAGCCAAGCAGTGGCCCAGCCCAGACCCGCTACGTTTTTGATGCTGAGTTAGGTACCGCTACAATTAACACCTTGAATGTTACCGATGACCTTTCGATAGCTATGAACACTCCGGCCAATAAGGTTTTTGGAGGTGCGATTGAGGCTCTAGAGCGGTTGGGTCGTTCTCTTGCTGGATACAGCACTACGCCTAGCTCCGGAACGCCAGATGGTGGTGGGGTAGCTTACACATTTCCGACCGACTATCAGACCCAGACGGCAGCTATTCTTAGCTCTATCAATCAGCTCAACGTGTCGAGAGACAACGATATTCTGCCAGAGCGTGTTAGTGTTGGAGGAAGATTGCGACGACTTGAGACCGGGGAATCGCTTCTTAGTCTTACTAAAAATAGCGCCCTTGAGGTGCTCTCCCGTATCCAGGATGCCGATGAGACCGAGTCCGCTGCTAACCTGGCGCAGGCACAGACCGCCTTACAGGCCTCTTATGCCGTAACTGCTAAGGTGCTAAGGCTCACTATTCTCGATTATATCTAG
- a CDS encoding thioredoxin family protein, whose protein sequence is MAALQLFDQRMELWRRSFEQALSFDRFIAQAEPAHRERWARYREQVALSAAQHKLLSHFTRTLNVLVLAGTWCGDCARQCPMLAAISAVTPKIDLRFVDNQSNVELRDELRIHGAARVPATIVLSEDMFEVSRASDRTLSVYRRKAQNELGAACDAGIVLPPADELALELNEWVEYFERAHLMLRVSPFLRTRHND, encoded by the coding sequence ATGGCAGCATTACAGCTTTTTGATCAGAGGATGGAACTTTGGAGGCGCTCGTTTGAGCAAGCTCTTTCGTTTGACCGATTTATAGCGCAGGCAGAGCCCGCCCATAGAGAGCGCTGGGCTAGGTACCGGGAGCAGGTTGCGCTTAGTGCGGCTCAACATAAGCTATTATCACACTTTACTCGCACGTTAAATGTGTTGGTCTTGGCTGGCACGTGGTGTGGTGATTGCGCTCGGCAGTGCCCGATGCTGGCTGCTATAAGTGCGGTAACCCCAAAGATCGATCTCAGGTTCGTTGATAATCAGAGTAATGTAGAGCTTAGAGATGAGCTGCGAATTCATGGTGCTGCACGTGTTCCGGCGACCATTGTACTCTCGGAGGATATGTTTGAGGTGAGCCGTGCATCAGATCGCACCCTCTCTGTATATCGCCGCAAGGCTCAGAATGAGCTTGGCGCTGCGTGTGATGCGGGCATTGTACTACCTCCAGCGGATGAGCTAGCTTTAGAGCTAAATGAGTGGGTTGAATATTTCGAGCGTGCGCACCTTATGCTCAGAGTTTCGCCTTTCCTGCGCACGCGTCATAACGACTAG
- a CDS encoding glycosyltransferase family 2 protein, with protein MRQIVLIPVYNEEEHLQGLLGRLREIYEGDVLFVDDGSIDCSPQLLRELESSNTRIIMQPENRGYGATLLRGFSEVIRAGYDYVITMDSDGQHRPDWIPEFFEEAIGWDVVSGSRYLHEIEGNESAPTDRREINTKITALVNEITGFSLTDAFCGFKAYRVAELAKLQLSEMGYAMPLQLWLQAKHFGLRVTERPVSRIYDDPDRRFGNGLDNPDVRMQFYLDTISRERKIWSI; from the coding sequence ATGCGTCAGATAGTTCTTATTCCTGTTTATAATGAAGAGGAGCACCTGCAGGGTCTCTTGGGGCGTCTGCGAGAGATCTACGAGGGCGATGTGCTTTTTGTTGATGATGGTTCGATAGATTGCTCGCCGCAACTCTTACGAGAGCTAGAGAGCTCCAATACCCGTATTATTATGCAGCCTGAAAACCGTGGATATGGAGCTACCTTGCTACGTGGATTCTCTGAAGTAATCAGAGCTGGATATGATTACGTAATTACTATGGACTCGGATGGGCAGCATCGACCCGACTGGATCCCTGAATTTTTTGAAGAGGCGATAGGCTGGGATGTGGTCTCAGGTAGTAGATATCTGCACGAGATCGAGGGAAATGAATCGGCACCGACCGATCGGCGTGAGATCAACACGAAGATCACGGCACTTGTTAATGAAATAACCGGATTTTCACTGACAGATGCTTTTTGTGGCTTTAAAGCGTACAGGGTAGCTGAGCTTGCAAAGTTGCAATTATCTGAAATGGGTTACGCTATGCCGCTACAGCTCTGGTTGCAGGCAAAACATTTCGGACTCCGTGTTACAGAGCGGCCTGTCTCTCGTATTTACGACGATCCGGATAGAAGATTTGGAAATGGGCTTGATAATCCTGATGTTAGGATGCAATTTTACCTGGACACGATCAGCAGGGAGCGAAAGATATGGAGCATATAG
- the bshB1 gene encoding bacillithiol biosynthesis deacetylase BshB1 → MEHIALVIAPHPDDAEIAMGGTIAALISQGVRIVVLDLTDGEPTPFGSPEIRARETREASQVLGVVERRTLGIKNREIFDTVDNRNAIAAVIREVRPTLLFAPYWEDAHPDHVQASALVDAARFYSKFVKSEIPHEPWYPKKQLYFFSTHLKVRVSPSFIYDISPFIEQKITALNAYRSQFYDNTKNIGRISEIRREALYWGDQIGVAAGEPFVSREALRLDQSGSIFNL, encoded by the coding sequence ATGGAGCATATAGCCTTAGTTATTGCGCCGCATCCAGATGATGCAGAGATTGCGATGGGTGGAACCATAGCGGCGCTTATCTCTCAGGGAGTGCGTATAGTAGTGCTAGACCTTACCGATGGTGAGCCTACTCCGTTTGGTTCCCCTGAAATTCGAGCGCGTGAAACAAGGGAGGCCTCGCAGGTGCTTGGAGTAGTAGAGCGGCGCACGCTCGGAATCAAAAACAGGGAGATCTTCGATACAGTAGACAACAGGAATGCGATTGCCGCAGTTATCCGAGAGGTTCGACCAACGCTGCTCTTTGCACCCTACTGGGAGGATGCACATCCAGATCACGTTCAGGCTAGCGCCCTGGTTGATGCGGCCCGCTTTTACTCAAAGTTCGTTAAGAGCGAGATACCGCATGAGCCATGGTATCCTAAAAAGCAGCTCTACTTTTTTTCAACTCATCTTAAGGTGCGTGTTTCTCCCTCGTTTATCTATGATATCTCGCCGTTTATTGAACAGAAGATTACAGCACTTAACGCATACAGATCGCAGTTTTATGATAATACTAAAAACATAGGACGGATAAGCGAAATCCGGAGAGAGGCACTTTATTGGGGAGATCAGATCGGTGTTGCAGCAGGGGAGCCGTTCGTATCACGCGAGGCGCTGCGTCTTGATCAAAGCGGGTCAATCTTTAACTTATGA
- a CDS encoding fumarylacetoacetate hydrolase family protein produces MILASIRSKVPGLELDGQLVIIHPNRLTVAILPDVQFSSLRQALESWGSSSAKLQNIDAQLRAGYWSHTVSTEQVVFCAPLPRSWTLLDGSAYVQHIKLVRKARNAELPEDLLTIPLMYQGASEGLLSPFDDIPLLDPAYGVDFESEVAIITDAVPQGTTAPEALQHIKLIMLMNDISLRELIPRELSTGFGFFHGKPPSSFSPFVVTPEELKDTWRDGRVHLPLETYLNNELFGSPNAGEMHFSFLQLIEHATKTRALGAGTIIGSGTVSNTDASLGSSCIVERRMLEKINSGTITTPYLKDGDRIKISMSLRETNIFGSIDQVVRQIKR; encoded by the coding sequence ATGATCCTAGCCTCAATCCGCAGTAAGGTTCCCGGCCTAGAGCTGGATGGGCAGCTCGTAATCATTCATCCAAATCGCTTAACAGTAGCGATTCTGCCAGATGTCCAGTTCTCTTCCTTAAGACAAGCGCTTGAATCGTGGGGCTCCTCTAGCGCGAAGCTGCAAAATATAGATGCCCAACTGCGCGCCGGATATTGGTCACATACCGTATCAACTGAGCAGGTTGTATTTTGCGCACCGCTGCCCCGTAGCTGGACCCTCCTCGATGGTAGCGCCTATGTGCAACATATAAAGCTGGTGCGAAAGGCTCGCAATGCTGAGCTGCCAGAGGATCTCCTTACGATCCCCCTTATGTATCAAGGTGCCAGCGAGGGCCTACTGTCACCTTTTGACGACATACCGTTACTTGATCCAGCTTATGGAGTTGATTTTGAATCAGAGGTTGCAATCATTACCGATGCAGTTCCGCAAGGAACTACTGCCCCAGAGGCTTTGCAACACATTAAGCTTATCATGCTAATGAACGATATAAGCCTTCGTGAGCTTATCCCTAGGGAGTTGTCGACAGGATTCGGCTTCTTTCACGGCAAACCCCCCTCCTCTTTTTCGCCCTTCGTCGTTACACCGGAGGAGCTCAAAGATACTTGGCGCGATGGCAGGGTTCATCTGCCCCTTGAAACCTATCTAAATAACGAGCTCTTCGGCTCTCCTAATGCCGGTGAGATGCACTTCTCCTTTCTGCAATTGATTGAACACGCAACTAAGACTCGAGCTCTCGGCGCAGGCACTATTATCGGAAGCGGTACGGTCTCAAACACAGATGCCTCGTTAGGCTCAAGTTGCATAGTTGAGCGGCGCATGCTTGAGAAGATTAACTCTGGAACGATAACGACCCCCTACCTAAAAGATGGGGACCGTATCAAGATCTCAATGAGTCTCAGGGAGACCAATATCTTTGGCTCAATCGATCAAGTGGTACGGCAGATAAAGAGATGA
- the hppD gene encoding 4-hydroxyphenylpyruvate dioxygenase, giving the protein MTPTKHNVTFVTFYLDPHNTQRPLGGDPLAIDGFDHIEIFTESAKQSAFFLSHAFGFLPVAYRGPETGWRDSVSIVLKQGETLLQLTCPLQSTSPIASHVYTHGFSAKDIAFKVPHCEAIYYEAVKRGAVSESPPSEWRDDHGRIIHASIRTYGDTIHSFVERKTYNGPYWPGFAPYSQIFPRDIAIEESGIKILDHVVGNVELGKMDHWIKFYENTLGFSQLQHFSDKDISTEYSALMSKVLNGGGGKIKLPINEPAQGKRKSQIDEYLEFNSGPGVQHIAFATDDILSVVTKLRARGVRFLFVPKNYYEEIPQRIGTIKEDLAKIKELGVLVDRDEDGYLLQIFTKTLQDRPTMFFEIIQREGSNGFGAGNFKALFEAIERDQAERGNL; this is encoded by the coding sequence ATGACACCAACTAAGCATAACGTCACCTTTGTCACATTTTATCTTGATCCGCATAACACACAGCGACCGCTTGGCGGCGATCCGTTAGCAATTGACGGCTTCGATCATATCGAGATCTTTACGGAGTCTGCAAAGCAGAGCGCCTTCTTTCTATCGCACGCGTTCGGATTCCTGCCGGTCGCATATCGTGGGCCGGAAACAGGGTGGCGTGACTCCGTTAGCATCGTCCTTAAACAGGGAGAGACCTTACTGCAACTCACCTGCCCCCTGCAATCTACGAGCCCGATCGCCTCACACGTATACACGCACGGATTTTCTGCTAAGGATATCGCCTTTAAAGTTCCACACTGTGAAGCTATATATTATGAAGCCGTCAAGCGCGGCGCAGTATCTGAATCTCCACCCTCTGAATGGCGAGACGATCATGGCAGAATAATTCACGCTTCGATCCGTACCTATGGAGACACGATCCACTCCTTTGTCGAAAGAAAGACATACAACGGCCCGTATTGGCCCGGCTTCGCTCCGTATAGCCAGATATTCCCCCGTGATATCGCAATTGAAGAGAGCGGCATTAAGATACTCGACCATGTGGTGGGTAATGTAGAGTTGGGCAAGATGGATCATTGGATCAAGTTCTATGAGAATACCCTCGGGTTCTCTCAACTCCAACACTTCTCTGATAAAGATATTTCAACCGAATATTCCGCCCTGATGTCCAAGGTTCTTAACGGTGGAGGGGGCAAGATTAAGCTCCCCATTAATGAACCGGCGCAGGGAAAGCGCAAATCCCAGATAGATGAGTACCTTGAATTTAATAGCGGGCCTGGGGTGCAGCATATCGCTTTTGCAACCGATGATATCCTCTCTGTAGTAACGAAACTACGAGCTCGTGGAGTGCGTTTCCTCTTCGTGCCCAAAAACTACTATGAGGAGATTCCACAGCGTATTGGGACAATCAAGGAGGACCTTGCAAAGATCAAAGAGTTAGGGGTCCTTGTTGACCGTGATGAGGATGGATATCTCCTCCAGATCTTCACCAAAACTTTACAAGATCGACCAACAATGTTCTTTGAAATTATTCAACGCGAGGGCTCAAACGGTTTTGGTGCGGGAAACTTTAAAGCGCTCTTCGAAGCGATCGAACGGGATCAGGCCGAACGAGGGAATCTATGA
- a CDS encoding ATP-binding protein: MPVVVITGARQTGKTTLVQSLDPNIPYFTLDDLGILEQAEKSPETLLTQRPVTIDEVQRAPALLTAIKKAVDKSRKSGDFLLTGSANLLLMKGVSESLAGRAVYFDLPPFCPVEWLEKKEPLTPLDKLFEDDFDNRKDWPEGKGDFPKWLLRGGFPSAIEIDSDEERAIWFSAYTQTYLERDLRQLSAVSSLSDFQRLMRIAAQRTGKIINQADLARDAALSHPTAHRYLNLLETGCLLSRLLPYASNLTTTMVKSPKLLWADCGLAAALAGITDRASLKRRDDVGFWLEQAIFQTLQVWRATNPDKRRLYFWRDKNNNEVDFILEHDGELVALELKTAESVRPSDAKGLAAFKDALKKKKVLKRSVVLHGGDNGRLLGDDLLALPWGWMMPQI, encoded by the coding sequence ATGCCAGTAGTTGTAATTACTGGTGCCAGACAAACCGGGAAAACAACTCTTGTACAATCACTCGATCCCAATATTCCATATTTTACGCTAGATGATTTAGGGATTCTAGAACAAGCAGAAAAGTCACCTGAAACGCTTTTAACACAGAGGCCAGTAACGATTGATGAAGTGCAAAGGGCTCCGGCACTACTAACAGCCATCAAAAAGGCAGTTGATAAATCACGCAAGTCAGGGGACTTTCTCTTAACTGGATCAGCTAATCTTCTTCTTATGAAAGGTGTTTCAGAGTCGTTAGCTGGTAGAGCAGTTTACTTTGATCTTCCTCCATTTTGCCCAGTTGAATGGCTAGAAAAAAAAGAGCCTCTAACACCGCTTGATAAACTTTTTGAAGATGATTTTGATAATAGAAAAGATTGGCCGGAAGGGAAGGGGGACTTTCCGAAATGGTTGCTAAGAGGCGGCTTCCCATCTGCAATTGAAATCGACTCTGATGAAGAAAGAGCGATTTGGTTTTCTGCCTATACACAAACTTATCTTGAAAGAGATTTGCGTCAGTTAAGTGCAGTTTCTAGCCTTTCAGACTTTCAACGTCTTATGCGAATAGCCGCTCAAAGGACAGGAAAAATTATCAATCAGGCAGATTTAGCCAGAGACGCGGCTCTAAGTCATCCAACTGCCCATCGCTACCTTAATCTTCTTGAGACTGGTTGTCTGCTTTCAAGGCTTCTTCCTTACGCATCAAATTTAACTACAACGATGGTTAAATCACCTAAGTTACTATGGGCAGATTGTGGGTTAGCGGCCGCACTGGCTGGAATTACCGACAGAGCATCTTTGAAAAGACGTGATGATGTCGGCTTCTGGCTTGAGCAAGCGATTTTCCAAACACTCCAGGTTTGGAGGGCAACAAATCCAGATAAGAGACGTCTTTATTTTTGGCGAGACAAAAACAACAACGAAGTAGATTTTATTTTAGAGCATGATGGGGAGCTCGTAGCGTTAGAGCTTAAAACTGCTGAATCTGTCAGGCCATCAGATGCTAAAGGTCTAGCGGCCTTCAAAGACGCGCTTAAGAAAAAAAAGGTGCTTAAGCGTTCAGTGGTATTGCATGGGGGAGATAACGGTCGTCTTCTTGGAGATGATTTGTTAGCGCTACCTTGGGGCTGGATGATGCCACAGATATGA
- the tdh gene encoding L-threonine 3-dehydrogenase: protein MKALVKRKQERGLWLEDVPEPQYGINDVLIKVDRTGICGTDLHIYKWDAWAQRTIPVPMVVGHEFVGEIVEVGSNVNDFRKGQIVSGEGHVVCGRCRNCLAGRRHLCSDTSGVGVNRPGAFAEYVAIPFSNVWQHRADIDLDVASIFDPFGNAVHTALSFDLLGEDVLITGAGPIGLMAVAIAKHAGARFIVITDINEYRLDLARKMGATVALNVNAGTIAEVQKQLRMKEGFDVGLEMSGSPSAFKNMLANMCHGGKIALLGIPSEEIAIDWNLVVFNMLTIKGIYGREMYETWYKMSVMLESGLEIKPVITHRYHYTEFEKGFEVMESGKSGKVILDWSH, encoded by the coding sequence ATGAAGGCATTAGTCAAACGAAAACAAGAGCGCGGTCTCTGGTTAGAAGATGTACCGGAACCTCAGTATGGAATTAATGACGTACTGATTAAGGTAGATCGCACAGGTATTTGCGGAACGGATCTTCATATCTACAAGTGGGATGCCTGGGCTCAGCGAACTATTCCGGTACCAATGGTTGTTGGGCATGAATTTGTTGGCGAGATTGTTGAAGTTGGCTCTAACGTAAATGATTTTCGAAAAGGGCAGATAGTTAGTGGTGAAGGTCATGTGGTCTGTGGTCGCTGCCGAAACTGCCTAGCAGGCCGCCGCCATCTTTGTAGTGACACATCGGGCGTCGGTGTAAATAGACCGGGAGCCTTTGCTGAATATGTAGCGATTCCATTTAGCAACGTATGGCAGCATAGAGCTGATATTGATCTAGATGTGGCCTCTATATTTGATCCATTTGGAAATGCAGTTCATACAGCGCTCAGTTTTGATCTGTTAGGAGAAGATGTACTAATTACTGGAGCAGGACCGATTGGACTTATGGCCGTCGCAATTGCAAAACATGCTGGCGCACGTTTTATTGTGATTACAGATATCAACGAGTATAGACTGGATCTAGCCCGAAAAATGGGGGCGACAGTTGCGCTCAATGTCAACGCTGGGACCATCGCAGAGGTGCAAAAACAACTTCGTATGAAGGAAGGGTTTGACGTTGGACTTGAAATGTCAGGCAGTCCCTCCGCATTTAAGAATATGCTTGCTAATATGTGTCATGGAGGAAAAATTGCACTGCTCGGCATTCCCTCTGAAGAAATAGCAATCGACTGGAATTTAGTGGTCTTCAATATGCTCACCATTAAAGGAATTTATGGCCGCGAGATGTATGAGACCTGGTATAAAATGTCAGTCATGTTAGAGAGCGGACTTGAAATTAAGCCAGTTATTACTCATCGCTATCACTATACTGAATTTGAAAAAGGCTTTGAAGTTATGGAGTCGGGTAAATCAGGTAAGGTAATTCTGGATTGGAGCCATTAA
- a CDS encoding glycine C-acetyltransferase produces the protein MNEKTRAHYLRQLEDIETAGTFKRERTIATPQRAHIRLHNGSEVLNMCANNYLGLAEHPEVIKAAHQALDRWGYGLASVRFICGTQELHLQLEAKLSAFLGTEETILYGSCFDANSGLFETILAAEDAVISDELNHASIIDGIRLCKANRYRYRNNDMEDLSAKLEEARAAGSRTILIATDGVFSMDGYIANLPAICDLAEKFGALVMVDDSHAVGFMGKTGRGTHEHHGVMGRIDIISGTLGKALGGASGGYTSGRKEIISLLRQRSRPYLFSNTLAPSIAGASIRVLELLAESTALRDKLESNTALFRKEMTKRGFSILPGTHPIAPLMIGDAGQATRFADAMLQKGVYVIGFSFPVVPLGKARIRTQLSAAHSHEDILFGIEAFESVRKDIDLR, from the coding sequence ATGAATGAAAAAACTCGAGCACATTATCTACGGCAGCTTGAAGATATTGAGACCGCGGGCACATTCAAGAGAGAAAGAACAATCGCCACTCCACAACGGGCACATATTAGACTTCACAACGGCTCTGAAGTTTTGAATATGTGCGCAAATAATTATCTAGGTCTTGCCGAACACCCCGAAGTAATTAAAGCAGCCCATCAAGCGCTTGATCGCTGGGGATATGGATTAGCGTCGGTACGTTTCATTTGTGGAACGCAGGAACTACATCTGCAATTAGAGGCTAAGCTCAGTGCATTTTTAGGGACTGAAGAGACTATTCTTTACGGCTCTTGTTTTGACGCAAATAGCGGTTTGTTTGAAACAATTCTTGCTGCTGAAGACGCAGTTATTTCTGATGAACTTAATCACGCCAGCATTATAGACGGTATCCGCTTGTGCAAGGCAAATCGATATCGTTACCGCAATAATGATATGGAAGATCTGTCGGCAAAGCTTGAAGAAGCTAGGGCTGCCGGTTCTCGAACTATACTAATTGCTACCGATGGAGTTTTCTCGATGGATGGATACATCGCTAATCTTCCGGCAATCTGTGACCTCGCGGAAAAGTTCGGTGCATTGGTTATGGTTGACGATTCGCATGCGGTAGGATTCATGGGTAAAACTGGGCGTGGAACGCATGAACACCATGGAGTTATGGGGCGCATCGATATAATTAGCGGAACCCTTGGAAAAGCATTAGGAGGAGCAAGCGGCGGATATACCAGTGGCCGTAAAGAGATTATCTCACTCCTAAGGCAGAGATCTCGGCCATACCTTTTCTCAAATACACTAGCTCCATCGATTGCCGGAGCATCGATCCGCGTACTAGAATTGTTGGCTGAATCGACGGCTTTGCGTGACAAACTCGAAAGTAATACAGCGTTGTTTCGAAAGGAGATGACTAAACGCGGGTTTAGTATTTTGCCAGGTACTCATCCAATCGCACCACTTATGATAGGAGACGCTGGACAAGCAACTCGATTTGCCGATGCAATGCTCCAAAAAGGGGTCTATGTTATCGGCTTCTCATTTCCGGTTGTGCCTCTTGGCAAAGCGCGAATTCGTACCCAGTTATCGGCTGCGCACTCTCACGAAGATATCCTGTTCGGGATTGAGGCATTTGAATCAGTCAGGAAAGATATCGATTTACGGTAA
- a CDS encoding queuosine precursor transporter has translation MERRNYRYYDLIMATFVTVLVCSSVIGASKVTTIWGFTFTGGILFFPISYVFGDILTEVYGYARARRVVWAGFGGLAFASLMAWFIVALPPAIGYQNQSAIEAIFGATPRIAGASLVAFCCGEFCNSYVLARMKVFTKGRFLWLRTIGSTIIGEMIDSMIFYPIAFYGIWDNSLILKVMLTNYTLKVLWEVVNTPITYQIVKFLKRVEKEDYYDSDTNFTPFSLES, from the coding sequence ATGGAACGTCGCAACTACCGCTACTACGATCTGATAATGGCCACATTTGTCACAGTGCTAGTCTGTTCCAGCGTGATAGGGGCTTCGAAAGTGACAACCATCTGGGGATTTACTTTCACTGGCGGCATTCTATTTTTCCCGATTAGCTATGTATTTGGAGACATTCTTACAGAGGTCTACGGGTATGCGAGGGCACGCAGAGTAGTTTGGGCGGGATTTGGCGGACTTGCCTTTGCCTCTCTCATGGCTTGGTTTATTGTCGCGCTTCCACCCGCAATTGGATACCAGAACCAGTCAGCCATTGAAGCTATATTTGGTGCTACTCCGCGAATTGCTGGAGCCTCATTGGTTGCATTCTGTTGTGGCGAATTCTGCAACTCATATGTGCTCGCGCGTATGAAAGTTTTTACCAAGGGAAGGTTCCTATGGCTTCGTACTATTGGTTCAACAATTATTGGAGAAATGATTGATTCGATGATCTTCTATCCAATCGCATTCTATGGAATTTGGGATAACTCGTTAATCCTCAAAGTTATGTTGACTAATTATACACTTAAGGTTCTCTGGGAGGTTGTTAATACACCAATTACTTATCAGATCGTTAAATTTCTCAAGAGGGTCGAGAAAGAGGACTATTACGATAGTGATACTAACTTTACACCCTTCTCGCTGGAAAGTTAA